A stretch of Zootoca vivipara chromosome 13, rZooViv1.1, whole genome shotgun sequence DNA encodes these proteins:
- the LOC118095082 gene encoding serine/threonine-protein kinase SBK1, whose product MKLVSGDIAKRLEEMVLLTSQNLPQVEVATSYTVLRELGSGSYGHVLMAVHQRQGTPMALKFVRKKATELLDFVNEYCIALTLGAHPCIATALGIAFQTPKHYVFAQELALASDLFSLMVPQVGVPEQRVKRCALQLASALEYMETKGLVHRDVKPENVLLCDPECRRIKLTDFGLSCPRGRTIEALPESLPYTAPELSALGPKARLEAQPSLDTWSLGVLLFCVLTGYFPWLTAVPADRYYRSFVCWHRSPRFSPRPPHWGRFTPQALEMLRGLLMPDAAQRSPAKEVMNYIKVPWLLPEAQSWVRPSRDLLGTSRRC is encoded by the exons ATGAAGCTAGTCTCTGGTGACATCGCAAAACGACTTGAAGAGATGGTGTTGTTGACTTCTCAGAACCTGCCCCAGGTGGAGGTGGCTACGAGTTACACTGTCCTCCGAGAGCTTGGCAGTGGCTCCTATGGGCATGTGTTGATGGCAGTCCACCAACGCCAAG GAACACCCATGGCACTGAAATTTGTACGCAAGAAGGCTACAGAATTGTTAGATTTCGTGAATGAATACTGCATTGCGCTGACTTTGGGGGCCCATCCCTGTATTGCCACTGCCCTTGGGATTGCATTCCAGACCCCCAAACACTACGTCTTTGCACAGGAGTTGGCATTGGCCAGTGACCTCTTCTCGCTCATGGTGCCACAG GTTGGTGTGCCTGAGCAGCGGGTCAAGCGCTGCGCCCTGCAGCTTGCCAGTGCCCTCGAGTACATGGAAACGAAGGGGCTGGTGCACCGCGACGTCAAGCCAGAGAACGTGCTGCTGTGTGACCCCGAGTGCCGCCGCATCAAGCTAACCGACTTTGGGCTGAGCTGCCCACGAGGCCGGACCATTGAGGCTTTGCCAGAGAGCCTGCCATACACGGCCCCAGAGTTGAGCGCGCTGGGTCCCAAAGCTCGTTTGGAGGCCCAGCCCAGCCTCGACACGTGGTCCCTGGGAGTGCTGCTCTTCTGCGTGCTAACCGGCTACTTCCCCTGGCTCACAGCTGTACCCGCCGACCGGTACTACCGCAGCTTTGTCTGCTGGCATCGCAGTCCCCGCTTTTCCCCGCGCCCACCCCATTGGGGGCGTTTTACTCCCCAGGCATTGGAGATGCTGCGGGGACTGTTGATGCCCGACGCGGCTCAGCGTAGCCCAGCCAAGGAGGTGATGAATTATATCAAAGTGCCTTGGTTGCTCCCAGAGGCCCAGAGCTGGGTTCGGCCTAGCAGAGATCTTCTTGGCACCAGCCGGCGCTGCTAA